Proteins encoded within one genomic window of Eurosta solidaginis isolate ZX-2024a chromosome 1, ASM4086904v1, whole genome shotgun sequence:
- the tx gene encoding LOW QUALITY PROTEIN: helix-loop-helix protein delilah (The sequence of the model RefSeq protein was modified relative to this genomic sequence to represent the inferred CDS: deleted 1 base in 1 codon), whose amino-acid sequence MKSKLSNKIHDYTPLLPSMQKGLDEDYKPNKVGSRKEKYALRERQKRRLGLASVVEMPKRLNHHKDDIEPTTGPQCTQNPTASKSKAPPLSKYRRKTANARERTRMREINSAFENLRHCVPQSIAVDETGPANEKLTKITTLRLAMKYISLLSDALNNPNFKGELPMDFLYDTDELQMTAELTSTQPPLKLETKKKSTTTKNSKATSKSTTARAKVGDTVIQKPTKHLAKRKKKDLKIPADSVVSPTTYESSCYTASITSRSSSFNTCSADSFSSHSSSLLDSITSPSYSNPFVPSMSELNSITLESDGESLHLSDPCNSPLQDNYDSLLLGAGLLDRKTLMEHSILGEIDTPLELSLQLLGTTPQPLEFSMEHPPSTCISPLSALDTFNPFSDFLQEYPEQASMDLFLT is encoded by the exons ATGAAATCCAAATTGTCTAACAAAATTCACGATTACACTCCATTGTTACCCAGCATGCAAAAGGGATTAGATGAAGACTACAAACCGAATAAAGTTGGTAGCCGTAAGGAGAAGTATGCCCTACGTGAACGCCAGAAACGTCGACTTGGGTTGGCGAGTGTGGTTGAAATGCCCAAACGTCTAAACCACCACAAAG ATGATATTGAACCGACCACAGGACCGCAATGTACACAAAATCCAACAGCGTCCAAATCAAAAGCACCTCCCCTCAGCAAATATCGACGAAAAACCGCCAATGCCCGCGAACGTACGCGCATGCGTGAAATCAATTCAGCCTTTGAGAATTTGCGGCATTGTGTACCACAAAGTATTGCCGTGGACGAGACGGGTCCAGCTAATGAAAAGCTAACGAAAATCACAACATTGCGTTTGGCTATGAAATACATAAGTTTACTAAGTGATGCGCTCAATAATCCCAACTTCAAAGGTGAACTGCCAATGGATTTTTTATATGACACTGACGAGTTGCAAATGACGGCGGAGTTAACTTCAACGCAGCCACCACTAAAACttgaaacaaaaaagaaaagcaCAACAACGAAAAATTCGAAGGCGACAAGCAAGTCTACAACAGCGCGCGCCAAGGTCGGCGATACAGTGATACAAAAACCGACTAAACATTTGGcgaagcga aaaaaaaaagactTGAAGATACCAGCAGACAGTGTTGTCTCGCCAACCACTTACGAGTCGTCGTGTTACACAGCTTCAATTACAAGTAGATCATCCTCGTTTAATACCTGCAGTGCAGACTCATTTTCTTCGCACTCATCAAGCCTGCTTGATAGCATAACGAGTCCAAGCTATTCCAATCCCTTTGTGCCTTCCATGTCTGAGTTGAATAGCATAACTCTTGAGTCTGATGGCGAATCACTGCATCTCTCTGATCCGTGCAATAGTCCTTTACAGGATAACTACGATAGCCTGCTCCTTGGTGCTGGCCTATTGGATCGTAAAACATTGATGGAGCATAGTATTTTAGGTGAAATCGATACACCTTTGGAACTGAGCTTGCAATTACTTGGAACGACACCTCAACCGTTGGAATTTTCTATGGAACACCCGCCGTCAACATGCATTAGTCCACTGTCAGCTTTAGATACATTCAATCCATTTAGTGATTTTCTTCAGGAATATCCAGAGCAAGCATCGATGGATTTGTTTCTGACATAA